A genomic window from Flavobacterium sp. I3-2 includes:
- a CDS encoding carboxypeptidase regulatory-like domain-containing protein → MKLQIFQLLFFFFTLQLQAQTLVGTVKDQNQQPLENTNVMAKPLGGKKGMKFAIADHLGRYKLELEKETDYEITVNYIGFLGEKITYLSQNPITTYDFVLEQQETQLEEIVIEYDYQPVIVKKDTLIFDVAAFANGNERKLKEQLEKLPGVEVSENGQVKVQGKTVTQFMVEGKSFFGGGTKIGVENIPADAVDKVEVIDHFTEVAHMKEVSGSDDLAMNIKLKEDKKQFVFGDLRAGYGNNKYYETHAALFYYAPKINWSAILNVNNYGGQVLDYGDIARFEGFKSAYLKNSNSLINFI, encoded by the coding sequence TTGAAGTTACAAATCTTCCAACTTTTATTTTTCTTTTTTACATTACAACTACAAGCGCAAACGCTGGTTGGTACTGTAAAAGACCAAAACCAACAACCCTTAGAAAACACCAACGTAATGGCAAAACCATTGGGTGGCAAAAAAGGGATGAAGTTTGCAATTGCCGATCATTTAGGACGTTATAAACTAGAACTTGAAAAAGAAACCGATTACGAAATCACAGTAAACTATATTGGTTTTCTTGGTGAGAAAATCACTTATTTGAGTCAAAACCCAATAACAACCTACGATTTTGTATTGGAACAACAAGAAACGCAGTTAGAAGAAATTGTTATTGAATACGATTATCAACCGGTTATCGTAAAAAAAGATACGCTTATTTTTGATGTTGCTGCTTTTGCAAATGGTAACGAACGTAAGCTTAAAGAACAATTAGAAAAACTTCCGGGTGTTGAGGTTTCAGAAAACGGTCAAGTAAAAGTGCAAGGTAAAACCGTAACCCAATTTATGGTCGAAGGCAAAAGTTTTTTTGGTGGTGGAACCAAAATTGGTGTAGAAAACATTCCTGCCGATGCGGTCGATAAAGTAGAAGTTATCGATCATTTTACCGAAGTCGCACACATGAAAGAAGTTTCGGGTTCTGATGATTTGGCAATGAACATCAAACTGAAAGAAGATAAAAAACAGTTTGTTTTTGGTGATCTTCGAGCGGGTTATGGAAACAACAAATATTACGAAACGCATGCAGCGTTGTTTTATTACGCGCCAAAAATAAATTGGAGCGCCATCTTAAACGTTAATAATTATGGTGGTCAGGTTTTAGATTATGGTGATATTGCAAGGTTTGAAGGTTTTAAAAGTGCCTATCTAAAAAACAGCAATTCTTTAATTAATTTTATATAA
- the mgtE gene encoding magnesium transporter, whose protein sequence is MEFKISKEFITEIETLISEKNEQAILQLLEDIHFADIAELMNELKEADAGYLFKLLDSEVSSEILLELDEEVREKILSELSAKEIAEELDEMDTDDAVDIISELSEEMKDEVISELEDFEHAKDIVELLRYDEDTAGGLMAKEYIQVNENWNVLTCIQEIRKQAENVSRVHSIYVVDDEDRLKGRLSLKDLITSSTTTKVMDIYIPKVDSVKVDTEDTEVARIMQKYDLEAIPVVDETNRLVGRITIDDIVDVIKEEADRDYQMAAGISQDVEADDSIWELTRARLPWLLLALIGSFVAVNVSQSFSDAMEKYKILFFFTPLIAAMAGNVGVQSSAIIVQGLANNTLTGSLFKRLAKEMLLSLFNSTILAVILLFGTHFLMETSYEMSFTIGTALVMVMVIASLIGTFIPILLNKYGIDPAIATGPFITTSNDIFGIFIYFTIAKLFLGF, encoded by the coding sequence ATGGAATTCAAAATCAGTAAGGAATTTATCACGGAAATTGAAACTTTAATTTCTGAAAAAAACGAGCAAGCGATACTTCAGCTACTCGAAGATATTCACTTTGCTGATATTGCCGAATTGATGAACGAACTGAAAGAAGCAGATGCAGGTTATCTGTTTAAACTTTTAGATTCAGAAGTCAGTTCAGAAATTCTTTTGGAGCTTGACGAAGAAGTTCGTGAAAAAATCTTAAGTGAACTTTCGGCTAAAGAAATTGCCGAAGAGTTAGATGAGATGGATACCGATGATGCGGTAGATATCATCTCTGAACTTTCGGAAGAAATGAAAGACGAGGTAATTTCTGAACTTGAAGATTTTGAACACGCCAAAGATATTGTTGAACTTTTGCGTTACGATGAAGATACCGCCGGAGGTTTGATGGCGAAAGAATATATTCAGGTGAACGAAAATTGGAATGTTTTAACGTGTATTCAAGAAATTCGTAAACAAGCCGAAAATGTTTCTCGTGTACATTCGATTTATGTGGTTGATGATGAAGACCGCTTAAAAGGACGTTTGTCTTTAAAAGATTTAATCACTTCTTCGACAACAACTAAAGTCATGGATATTTACATCCCAAAGGTTGATTCTGTTAAGGTTGATACTGAAGATACCGAAGTTGCTCGTATCATGCAAAAGTACGATTTAGAAGCCATTCCGGTTGTTGATGAAACCAATCGTTTGGTAGGACGAATTACCATTGACGATATCGTTGACGTGATCAAAGAAGAAGCTGACCGTGATTACCAAATGGCTGCTGGTATCTCACAAGACGTTGAAGCCGATGATAGCATTTGGGAATTGACCCGTGCGCGTTTACCTTGGTTATTACTTGCTTTAATTGGAAGTTTTGTAGCCGTAAACGTTTCACAAAGCTTTAGTGATGCTATGGAAAAATATAAAATATTATTTTTCTTTACACCGCTAATCGCCGCAATGGCAGGAAATGTTGGTGTACAATCGTCAGCAATTATTGTTCAAGGTTTAGCAAATAACACCTTAACAGGTTCGTTGTTTAAGCGATTAGCTAAAGAAATGTTACTAAGCTTATTCAACAGTACCATTTTAGCAGTCATACTTTTATTCGGAACCCATTTTTTAATGGAAACTTCTTACGAAATGTCCTTTACTATCGGAACCGCTTTGGTTATGGTAATGGTTATTGCAAGTTTAATCGGAACATTTATTCCAATTTTATTAAACAAATATGGCATTGACCCAGCAATTGCAACCGGACCTTTCATCACAACAAGTAATGACATTTTCGGAATTTTTATTTATTTTACAATTGCCAAATTATTCTTAGGATTTTAA
- a CDS encoding GLPGLI family protein — translation MYIIPAKKYVVNKSNLKWVIHDESKMINDFLCFKATSSYSGLTTKGEFTTRNVTAWFAPEINIQYGPGFFSNLPGLIVEVQYDTYFLLGLTKISYSDCNEMFVDTNIVGEDIDDKEFDRIQAPFLKNEFEDFYKNKP, via the coding sequence ATGTATATCATACCAGCAAAAAAATATGTTGTAAACAAGAGCAATTTAAAATGGGTAATTCATGATGAATCAAAGATGATTAATGATTTTTTATGTTTTAAAGCTACTTCAAGTTATTCAGGTTTAACAACAAAAGGTGAGTTTACTACAAGAAATGTAACTGCTTGGTTTGCGCCAGAAATAAATATACAATATGGTCCAGGTTTCTTTTCAAATTTACCTGGTTTAATAGTAGAAGTACAATATGATACCTATTTTTTATTGGGATTAACTAAAATTTCTTATTCTGATTGTAACGAAATGTTTGTTGACACAAATATAGTAGGAGAAGATATAGATGATAAAGAATTTGATAGAATTCAAGCTCCTTTTTTAAAAAACGAATTTGAAGATTTTTATAAAAACAAACCTTGA
- a CDS encoding PQQ-binding-like beta-propeller repeat protein has protein sequence MKSNIYKLLILLIFSSCNNATKKINVVVPNETLIVSSKGKLINFNLETKKVNWEYASKEDVNQGLNRNLFSYDSENIYLPFESGRFISAQINSGKLNWIHAPHDLSTFNEISYATINENCETILNESINESSIFMSQPLIYNDFVYIASCKRDYQNRSKFYIINKKDGKINFVDENSTFYNFFKPVESNTNIYITSAVYLDKHYKEGTLASNGLYEDAAFENPLYIQIQSNENRLFFGDEMGVIYALATNEIGLAKGGDITDPTNNFIDRTDLFEWKYKSTKYRYLANYNTELTKDFYIVNLRSENDSKDAIIALNIDNGNEAWIFEHNEAIENWQLTKDKITAFSKNKIFMIDLNGKLIFELETSDSNLNPISNIEINKNNNLIYLSLNGIVEVDLQTKKMELIIPYVSKPNEIEKNQIKYFQ, from the coding sequence ATGAAAAGCAACATCTATAAATTACTAATTTTACTTATATTTTCGAGTTGTAACAACGCAACAAAAAAAATCAATGTTGTTGTTCCGAACGAAACGCTAATTGTTTCAAGCAAAGGAAAATTGATAAATTTCAATCTAGAAACCAAAAAAGTGAATTGGGAATATGCCTCAAAAGAAGATGTTAACCAAGGTTTAAACAGAAATTTATTTTCTTACGATAGCGAAAATATTTATCTTCCGTTTGAAAGTGGTCGGTTTATCTCAGCTCAAATAAACTCTGGAAAATTAAATTGGATTCATGCGCCACATGATTTGAGTACTTTCAACGAAATTTCGTATGCAACAATAAATGAAAATTGTGAGACCATATTAAACGAAAGTATAAACGAGAGTTCCATTTTTATGAGCCAACCTTTAATCTATAACGATTTCGTTTACATTGCTTCGTGCAAAAGAGATTATCAAAACAGATCCAAATTTTACATTATCAACAAGAAAGATGGAAAGATAAATTTTGTGGACGAAAATTCAACTTTCTATAATTTTTTTAAACCTGTAGAAAGCAACACGAATATTTATATAACCTCAGCTGTTTATTTAGACAAGCACTATAAAGAAGGAACTCTGGCAAGTAACGGTCTGTATGAAGATGCTGCTTTTGAAAATCCGCTTTACATTCAAATTCAATCTAATGAAAATCGTTTGTTTTTTGGCGATGAAATGGGTGTTATTTATGCTTTAGCAACTAATGAAATAGGACTGGCAAAAGGTGGCGATATTACTGATCCAACTAACAATTTTATCGATAGAACAGATTTGTTTGAATGGAAATATAAATCAACCAAATACAGATATTTAGCTAACTATAATACCGAATTAACCAAAGATTTTTATATTGTAAATCTTAGATCAGAAAACGATTCAAAAGACGCAATTATTGCTTTGAATATTGATAATGGAAATGAAGCTTGGATTTTTGAACACAATGAAGCCATCGAAAATTGGCAACTCACTAAAGATAAAATTACTGCATTTTCTAAAAACAAAATTTTTATGATTGATCTAAATGGTAAATTAATTTTTGAATTAGAAACTTCAGATTCAAATCTAAATCCAATCTCGAATATTGAAATCAATAAAAACAACAACCTGATTTATCTTTCGTTAAACGGAATTGTTGAAGTTGATTTGCAAACCAAAAAAATGGAATTAATCATTCCGTATGTTTCAAAACCGAATGAAATAGAAAAAAATCAAATCAAATATTTTCAATAA
- a CDS encoding 2-hydroxyacid dehydrogenase: MKILHLDTNHELMLEQLAQAGFENHEDYTSPKEIIEQKIATYDGIILRSRFKIDKTFLDAATKLKFIGRVGAGLENIDCEYAQNKGIKLIAAPEGNSSSVGEHALGMLLCLMNKLNLVDQEVRNGIWLREENRGFEIEGKTVGIIGYGNMGKAFAQRLQGFNCKVICYDIKTNVGDKNAQQVSLQELFEQTDILSLHTPQTSETYHLINEIFISNFKKSFWFVNTARGKSVDTAALVTALKNGKIFGAALDVLEYEKSSFENMFSENELPEPMQYLITAKNVLLAPHIAGWTIESKRKLAQIIVDKILADFN; this comes from the coding sequence ATGAAAATACTCCATTTAGATACCAATCACGAATTGATGCTTGAACAATTGGCGCAAGCAGGTTTTGAAAATCACGAAGATTATACCTCTCCAAAAGAAATAATCGAACAAAAAATAGCAACTTATGATGGAATCATTTTAAGAAGTCGTTTTAAAATTGACAAAACCTTTTTAGATGCCGCAACCAAACTAAAATTCATTGGTCGCGTTGGTGCAGGTTTAGAAAACATCGATTGTGAATATGCGCAAAACAAAGGAATTAAATTGATTGCCGCACCAGAAGGAAACAGCTCATCGGTTGGTGAGCACGCTTTAGGAATGTTACTTTGTTTGATGAATAAACTTAATTTAGTAGACCAAGAAGTAAGAAACGGCATTTGGTTACGCGAAGAAAATCGCGGTTTTGAAATCGAAGGTAAAACCGTTGGAATCATCGGTTACGGAAACATGGGTAAAGCATTTGCGCAACGTTTACAAGGTTTTAATTGCAAGGTTATTTGTTATGACATCAAAACTAATGTTGGTGATAAAAATGCTCAACAAGTTTCATTACAAGAATTATTCGAACAAACAGATATTCTGAGTTTACATACACCACAAACGTCTGAAACGTATCATTTAATCAATGAGATTTTTATATCGAATTTTAAAAAATCGTTTTGGTTTGTGAATACCGCACGCGGAAAATCGGTTGATACCGCAGCTTTGGTTACTGCTTTAAAAAACGGTAAAATTTTTGGAGCTGCTTTAGATGTTTTGGAATACGAAAAATCGTCGTTTGAAAATATGTTTTCTGAAAACGAACTTCCGGAACCTATGCAATATTTAATCACCGCAAAAAACGTGTTACTTGCACCTCACATTGCCGGCTGGACAATTGAAAGCAAACGCAAACTAGCACAAATAATCGTCGATAAAATTTTAGCCGATTTTAATTAG
- a CDS encoding NAD(P)H-binding protein produces MKKISILGGGWLGFPLGKELAKKHQIKISTTSENKLKLFSDVDLSGFLMKVPTENEKTISDFFNDCEILIVTIPPNRKNSEMMEYVSKMNWIIEQAEKHQIKEIIYTSSTSVYDGLENEVDESVILKEDNLRAKEIIINEESLLKNTNFNATILRLGGLFGEERQPVKFLAKKESNENGNEPVNMLHLYDAVEAISNIINKSIKNEIYNLVYPQYDSREVFYNKAAQNLGLKLAPFKKVENPKNRIVSSKKFQNSFGFTFKHFE; encoded by the coding sequence ATGAAAAAAATAAGTATTCTTGGTGGCGGTTGGTTGGGATTTCCGTTAGGAAAAGAATTAGCCAAAAAGCATCAGATTAAAATAAGTACGACATCAGAAAATAAATTAAAACTTTTTTCTGATGTCGATCTGTCAGGATTTTTGATGAAAGTTCCGACTGAAAATGAAAAAACAATTTCTGATTTTTTTAATGATTGTGAGATTTTAATTGTTACCATTCCACCAAACAGAAAAAATTCTGAAATGATGGAATACGTTTCTAAAATGAATTGGATTATTGAGCAAGCAGAAAAACATCAAATCAAAGAAATTATTTATACCAGTTCTACATCAGTTTATGATGGATTAGAAAATGAAGTTGATGAATCAGTAATTTTAAAAGAAGATAATCTCAGAGCAAAAGAAATTATCATCAATGAAGAAAGCTTGCTTAAAAACACAAATTTCAACGCAACGATTTTACGATTAGGTGGATTATTCGGCGAAGAAAGACAACCTGTGAAATTTTTAGCTAAAAAAGAAAGTAACGAAAACGGAAACGAACCAGTAAACATGTTGCATTTGTATGATGCTGTTGAGGCTATTTCCAATATAATCAATAAATCTATCAAAAACGAAATCTATAACTTGGTTTATCCACAATACGATTCCCGTGAAGTTTTTTACAACAAAGCAGCTCAGAATTTAGGATTAAAATTAGCTCCTTTTAAGAAGGTCGAAAATCCAAAAAACAGAATAGTTTCAAGTAAAAAATTTCAAAATAGTTTTGGATTTACCTTCAAACATTTTGAATAA
- a CDS encoding bifunctional GNAT family N-acetyltransferase/carbon-nitrogen hydrolase family protein produces the protein MEREINKVELRNLEIEDYIELKKSMVESYVDEDVEDLYWKKEEIKRLLKIFPEGQIVIVVDDVVVGAALSLIVDETLALSNHKYNDIVTDSKFKSHKEDGDVLYGIDVFINPEYRGLRLGRRLYDARKELCETLNLKSIIFAGRIPNYHNYSSELTPKQYLEKVKNTEIHDSVISFQINNDFHIKRILRNYLEGDHSSKDYAVLLEWNNISYEKTPTLINAKKSVVRLGLIQWQMRSLNNLEEFFDQAEFFIDAVSGYESDFACFPELFIAPLMADYNHMTESEAIREISKFTEPIRKKFQEFAIAHNINIITGSMPYLDDEDEMLYNVGFLCKRDGSSEMYRKIHITPNERMYWGMQGGNVIQTFDTDCGKIGIIICYDVEFPELSRLMADQGMEILFVPYLTDTQNGYTRVRNCAQARAIENECYVAITGCVGNLPKVNNMDIQFGQAAVFTPSDFAFPTNGVKAEATPNTEMTLIVDVDLNLLKELHEHGSVRIKKDRRTDLYNLKAK, from the coding sequence ATGGAAAGAGAAATTAATAAAGTTGAACTACGAAATCTTGAAATCGAAGATTACATCGAACTTAAAAAATCGATGGTTGAATCTTATGTTGACGAAGATGTCGAAGATTTATATTGGAAAAAGGAAGAAATTAAACGTTTACTAAAAATATTTCCGGAAGGACAAATTGTAATTGTAGTTGACGATGTTGTAGTTGGTGCTGCACTTTCTTTGATTGTCGATGAAACTTTAGCGCTTTCAAACCATAAATACAATGATATTGTTACTGATAGCAAATTCAAATCACACAAAGAAGATGGCGATGTTTTATATGGAATTGATGTTTTTATAAATCCGGAATATCGTGGTTTGCGATTGGGTCGTCGTTTGTACGATGCCCGTAAAGAATTATGTGAAACGTTGAATCTAAAGTCCATAATTTTTGCAGGACGAATTCCAAATTATCATAATTATTCTTCGGAATTAACTCCAAAACAATATCTAGAAAAAGTAAAAAATACAGAAATTCACGATTCGGTTATTTCTTTTCAAATAAATAACGACTTTCACATCAAACGTATTCTGCGAAATTATCTCGAAGGTGACCACAGCTCTAAAGATTACGCGGTTTTATTGGAATGGAATAACATTTCGTACGAAAAAACACCAACTTTAATCAACGCTAAAAAAAGCGTGGTTCGTTTAGGTTTGATTCAATGGCAAATGCGTTCGTTAAATAATTTAGAAGAATTTTTTGACCAAGCCGAATTTTTTATCGATGCCGTTTCTGGTTACGAAAGTGATTTCGCTTGTTTCCCAGAATTGTTCATCGCACCACTGATGGCAGATTATAATCACATGACCGAGTCTGAAGCCATTCGTGAAATATCAAAATTTACAGAACCGATTCGAAAAAAATTCCAAGAATTTGCCATTGCACATAACATCAACATCATTACCGGAAGCATGCCTTATTTAGACGACGAAGATGAAATGTTGTATAATGTTGGTTTTCTTTGCAAACGCGATGGCTCATCAGAAATGTATCGCAAAATTCACATTACACCAAACGAGCGAATGTATTGGGGAATGCAAGGTGGAAACGTGATTCAAACCTTTGATACCGATTGTGGTAAAATTGGAATTATTATTTGTTACGATGTTGAGTTCCCAGAACTTTCACGCTTAATGGCAGACCAAGGAATGGAAATTTTATTTGTTCCGTATTTAACAGATACGCAAAATGGATATACTCGAGTTCGAAATTGCGCACAAGCACGTGCCATTGAAAACGAATGTTATGTAGCCATTACAGGTTGTGTTGGAAATTTACCGAAAGTAAATAATATGGACATTCAGTTTGGACAAGCCGCGGTTTTTACTCCATCTGATTTTGCTTTTCCTACAAATGGCGTAAAAGCCGAAGCAACTCCGAACACAGAAATGACGTTAATTGTCGATGTTGACTTAAATTTACTGAAAGAATTACATGAACACGGAAGCGTACGAATTAAAAAAGACCGACGTACCGATTTATACAATCTAAAAGCTAAATGA
- a CDS encoding single-stranded DNA-binding protein — MSTLRNSVRLIGRVGNNPEVKNFDGGKKVATLTLATNEVYYNDKNEKIETTQWHNLVAWGKVAEIIEKFVEKGKEIAIEGKLTYRNYEDKDGNKRYVTEIVVNEIVLF; from the coding sequence ATGAGTACTTTAAGAAACAGCGTAAGATTAATAGGACGCGTAGGAAACAATCCAGAAGTTAAAAATTTTGACGGTGGAAAAAAAGTTGCAACTTTAACTTTAGCAACAAATGAAGTTTATTATAACGATAAAAATGAAAAGATTGAAACTACCCAATGGCACAATTTGGTTGCTTGGGGAAAAGTTGCAGAAATCATTGAAAAATTCGTAGAAAAAGGAAAAGAGATCGCAATCGAAGGAAAGTTAACCTATCGTAACTACGAAGATAAAGATGGAAATAAACGTTATGTTACAGAGATAGTAGTTAATGAAATTGTATTGTTTTAA
- a CDS encoding T9SS type A sorting domain-containing protein encodes MKLRNFSFLALIVFMTNNMNAQQALPYSEPFTGSIPSTWYVASPNDQVIMFHNTATSAFEAPNASTSGSLVYNFFANIGFTEFDLRSPVLVNPDAKLKVSFDFAGAVKKTVPAALPFTEYAEDYIELEYSTDGGTTFLPFNQMLIGLDGELNTAGFTANSVFNPTAAQWESKTLTLPAGTNRVKFKGQRTINMGAGNFFYLDNVSFSICETAMPTGETTQFNATYETLADLVVTGTALKFYSDANGINELPLTTPLVLGTTYYVTQTLNDCEGLPLAVLYDDATASVDNFSVSDLRVYPNPTSDLLNIDTVEKINAVKVFNLLGQEIKVETTNLNQIDMSNLSAGTYLVQIHFEKFGIKTSKIIKK; translated from the coding sequence ATGAAATTACGTAACTTTTCTTTTTTAGCATTAATTGTTTTTATGACAAACAATATGAATGCACAGCAAGCTTTACCGTATTCTGAACCGTTTACTGGTTCAATTCCATCAACTTGGTATGTGGCTTCACCGAATGATCAGGTAATCATGTTCCATAATACCGCTACAAGTGCTTTTGAAGCACCAAACGCATCTACATCTGGATCATTGGTTTATAATTTCTTTGCTAATATTGGCTTTACAGAATTTGATTTAAGATCGCCTGTTTTGGTAAATCCTGATGCTAAATTAAAAGTTTCTTTTGATTTTGCTGGAGCTGTAAAAAAGACGGTTCCTGCCGCTTTGCCGTTTACTGAATATGCAGAAGATTATATTGAGCTTGAATATTCTACTGATGGTGGAACTACTTTTTTACCTTTCAATCAAATGTTGATTGGTTTAGATGGTGAATTAAATACTGCTGGATTTACTGCTAATTCGGTTTTTAATCCAACTGCAGCACAATGGGAATCAAAAACTTTAACTTTACCAGCAGGAACGAATCGTGTGAAATTCAAAGGGCAACGAACCATTAATATGGGTGCAGGAAATTTCTTTTATTTAGATAATGTTTCTTTCTCAATTTGTGAAACTGCAATGCCAACAGGTGAAACAACTCAGTTTAATGCCACTTACGAAACTTTAGCAGATTTGGTTGTGACTGGAACTGCTTTAAAGTTTTATTCTGATGCGAATGGTATTAACGAATTGCCTTTAACAACTCCATTGGTTTTAGGAACTACATATTATGTTACTCAAACATTGAATGATTGCGAAGGGTTGCCATTAGCGGTTCTTTATGATGATGCAACTGCAAGTGTTGATAATTTCTCAGTTTCTGATTTACGTGTTTATCCTAATCCAACTTCAGATTTGTTGAACATTGATACAGTAGAAAAAATTAATGCAGTAAAAGTGTTTAATTTATTAGGTCAAGAAATTAAAGTTGAAACAACTAATTTAAATCAAATTGATATGTCAAATTTAAGTGCTGGGACTTATTTAGTGCAAATTCATTTTGAAAAATTCGGAATTAAAACTTCGAAAATTATTAAGAAATAA
- a CDS encoding GLPGLI family protein, which translates to MKKTIFIFTFFILFISNAQTNNIKIIYDIKLVEENFKNTDSPIFFRLNFNAENTQLIFEKYDSVSSSYLINDSEIDPTLYSLINLFYPQYHSFDNKTTFSYQNQNFLLKNVDYLLDITDNYVWDFLDETKEIGNYLCYKAVLKSIENSKGSFYPVTVWYCPAIPIEAGFKNYNNLPGAVLELHEKHIAYLATNIIFN; encoded by the coding sequence ATGAAAAAAACAATATTTATATTCACTTTTTTTATTCTATTTATAAGTAATGCACAAACAAATAATATCAAAATTATTTACGATATAAAACTTGTAGAAGAAAATTTTAAAAATACTGATAGTCCAATATTTTTTAGATTGAACTTTAACGCTGAAAATACTCAATTAATTTTTGAAAAATATGACAGCGTTTCTTCATCTTATTTAATTAATGATTCGGAAATTGATCCAACTTTGTATTCATTAATAAATTTATTTTATCCTCAATATCATAGTTTCGATAATAAGACGACATTTTCATACCAAAATCAAAATTTTTTATTAAAAAATGTAGATTATTTACTAGATATTACAGATAATTATGTATGGGATTTTTTAGATGAAACTAAAGAAATTGGCAATTATTTATGCTACAAGGCAGTTTTGAAAAGCATTGAAAATTCAAAAGGTAGCTTTTATCCTGTAACAGTTTGGTATTGCCCAGCTATACCAATTGAAGCAGGTTTTAAAAATTACAACAATTTACCAGGAGCAGTATTGGAATTACATGAAAAACATATAGCTTATTTGGCTACAAATATCATATTCAATTAA
- a CDS encoding IS110 family transposase, with protein MCKIIGIDISKQTFDVSFKRKERWDYFVFPNEEKGFKQLLNLIEQVDWVVMEASGSYYFPLATFLSSRNIKVCVENPLVIKRFSQTMLYRAKTDKKDARTIAEYGEKYDLKQWEQESENCTKLRHLYTRVELLNKQIQQNKRQLEAFESSGSLDKFLEKTIKKDLSNLEKTKHKIEVEMERLAKQQYGQTIENIESIPGIGRKTAMMLSLITDNFKKFENYKQLIAYVGFSPRIYQSGTSVKGKGHICKMGKAQIRKLLYMCSWSAKHCNKTCKEMYDRLKSLGKPERVIKIAIANKLLKQAFAIAKANGKYQENYC; from the coding sequence ATGTGTAAAATTATTGGAATTGACATTAGCAAACAAACTTTTGATGTAAGTTTTAAGCGAAAAGAACGATGGGATTATTTTGTTTTTCCTAATGAAGAAAAAGGATTTAAACAGTTGTTAAATTTGATAGAACAAGTAGATTGGGTTGTTATGGAGGCTTCGGGCAGTTATTATTTCCCATTAGCTACTTTTTTAAGCAGTCGGAATATTAAAGTTTGTGTAGAAAATCCTTTGGTGATCAAGCGTTTTAGTCAGACAATGCTTTATCGTGCTAAAACGGACAAAAAAGACGCAAGAACAATAGCCGAATATGGTGAAAAGTATGACTTGAAACAGTGGGAACAAGAAAGTGAAAATTGTACGAAGCTTCGACATTTATACACACGAGTTGAACTGTTAAATAAACAAATCCAACAAAACAAACGCCAATTAGAAGCCTTTGAAAGCAGTGGTTCGTTAGACAAATTTTTAGAAAAGACTATAAAAAAAGATCTTTCCAATCTTGAAAAAACCAAACATAAAATCGAAGTAGAAATGGAACGATTAGCAAAACAGCAATACGGTCAGACTATCGAGAATATTGAGAGTATTCCAGGCATAGGTAGAAAAACCGCAATGATGCTATCTTTGATAACCGATAACTTCAAGAAGTTTGAGAATTATAAACAGCTCATCGCTTATGTAGGGTTTAGTCCCAGAATATATCAAAGTGGAACCAGTGTAAAGGGAAAAGGACATATTTGTAAAATGGGTAAAGCACAAATCAGAAAGTTGCTTTATATGTGCAGTTGGTCAGCTAAACATTGTAACAAAACTTGTAAAGAAATGTACGACAGATTGAAAAGCCTTGGAAAACCAGAAAGAGTAATTAAAATAGCTATTGCAAACAAACTATTAAAACAAGCGTTTGCAATAGCTAAAGCGAATGGTAAATATCAAGAAAATTATTGTTAA